From Corvus moneduloides isolate bCorMon1 chromosome 2, bCorMon1.pri, whole genome shotgun sequence, one genomic window encodes:
- the FUNDC1 gene encoding FUN14 domain-containing protein 1 isoform X2, which produces MAARRPRSASDHDSDDDSYEVLDLTEYARRHHWWNRVFGRNSGPIVEKYSVATQIVMGGVTGWCAGFLFQKVGKLAATAVGGGFLLLQIASHSGYVQVDWKRVEKDVNKAKKQLKKRANKAAPEINTLIEESTEFIKQNIVVSSGFVGGFLLGLAS; this is translated from the exons ATGGCGgcgcggcggccccgctccgcttCAG accACGACAGTGACGATGATTCCTACGAAGTGCTGGATTTAACAGAATATGCGCGGCGTCACCATTGGTGGAATCGTGTGTTTGGCCGCAATTCAGGACCAATTGTAGAAAAATACTCTGTAGCCACGCAGATTGTGATGGGAGGTGTGACTGGCTG GTGTGCGGGATTTTTGTTCCAGAAAGTCGGAAAGCTTGCAGCAACTGCAGTAGGTGGTGGCTTTCTTCTGCTTCAA ATTGCTAGTCATAGTGGATATGTACAAGTTGACTGGAAGAGAGTTGAAAAAGatgtaaacaaagcaaaaaaacagttaaaaaagcGGGCAAATAAGGCAGCTCCCGAAATCAACACTCTAATTGAAGAG tcaACAGAATTTATCAAACAGAACATCGTGGTGTCCAGTGGGTTTGTTGGAGGCTTTTTGTTGGGGCTGGCATCGTAA
- the FUNDC1 gene encoding FUN14 domain-containing protein 1 isoform X1, which translates to MEMATPGNLRFWRRLVYHDSDDDSYEVLDLTEYARRHHWWNRVFGRNSGPIVEKYSVATQIVMGGVTGWCAGFLFQKVGKLAATAVGGGFLLLQIASHSGYVQVDWKRVEKDVNKAKKQLKKRANKAAPEINTLIEESTEFIKQNIVVSSGFVGGFLLGLAS; encoded by the exons accACGACAGTGACGATGATTCCTACGAAGTGCTGGATTTAACAGAATATGCGCGGCGTCACCATTGGTGGAATCGTGTGTTTGGCCGCAATTCAGGACCAATTGTAGAAAAATACTCTGTAGCCACGCAGATTGTGATGGGAGGTGTGACTGGCTG GTGTGCGGGATTTTTGTTCCAGAAAGTCGGAAAGCTTGCAGCAACTGCAGTAGGTGGTGGCTTTCTTCTGCTTCAA ATTGCTAGTCATAGTGGATATGTACAAGTTGACTGGAAGAGAGTTGAAAAAGatgtaaacaaagcaaaaaaacagttaaaaaagcGGGCAAATAAGGCAGCTCCCGAAATCAACACTCTAATTGAAGAG tcaACAGAATTTATCAAACAGAACATCGTGGTGTCCAGTGGGTTTGTTGGAGGCTTTTTGTTGGGGCTGGCATCGTAA